Proteins encoded in a region of the Procambarus clarkii isolate CNS0578487 chromosome 28, FALCON_Pclarkii_2.0, whole genome shotgun sequence genome:
- the LOC123748886 gene encoding uncharacterized protein — translation MMRKVLFILILATAKGQMMDLFHRDLVALGAACSTGGFCNGSDYHSEEYQSAEKCNCDDLCAEYGDCCPDSVHYRREDQVLPERYKCVTVDNEDNDRFYMKNVCMSGWEDEEVAQLCLVGSPADISRSRDPLAHLPATSSTTSVTYTNYYCAVCNNDSRHLTLWKTQLECVDSMEYYPGQPDNLSGYITSHLIFDNGSWGAFIPVNGRQIFKKCNINIKIPDIPVNIRKCDSTIKTCAENWTNASVAALCYSYTAVRYWRNVAYRNPHCLLCNWKYASPLNCFINPYLKPPAFSLLIDFGYHSTGNNVGIVNLCQPGEVYDKFLNKCRIFLWRHISEVDKDDKRYQDDKKVTTITPDSSACCSHSTRKAFRSNTVSSESNETLNCDKILLYEGEFTLNEKRMVTVEAYARSYQVGEYEVTEGGVLVCMPQELPEKFSSVLGWVSLAGLGLSCLCLLLHLAVFLLLPRLRNLPGKCLASLCLSLLTAYTIFILSTFLEPKTTGCYISAVIMYYSFLAAFCWMNIMAFDVWLTFRQAKDELRVSTGRQRSKFLFYNVYCWLLPALAVVVTVTLDKTAPVGLSPQFLPSFGQRWCWFGKRKALLVFFGAPLFTVMALNVVFFLVTSYTIGASREPTLRKSSSPQNKKQFVLYVRLAVLMGLTWITGIVAGYLQLQVVWYVFVVLNTLQGAFIFLTFTCRSKVWRDVQERCRSCLQQVVCHPDPDILLPGSGQEGFSVDSCPASGHTESDNL, via the coding sequence ATGATGAGAAAAGTCTTATTTATACTGATATTGGCAACTGCCAAGGGCCAAATGATGGATCTCTTTCATCGCGATTTGGTTGCTCTGGGCGCTGCGTGTTCGACCGGGGGGTTTTGTAATGGTAGTGATTACCATAGCGAAGAGTACCAGAGTGCAGAAAAATGTAATTGTGATGACCTGTGCGCGGAGTATGGCGATTGTTGTCCTGACTCCGTCCACTACAGACGGGAAGATCAGGTCCTGCCAGAGAGGTACAAGTGTGTGACCGTGGATAATGAGGATAATGACAGGTTTTACATGAAGAACGTGTGCATGTCAGGGTGGGAGGACGAGGAGGTGGCCCAGCTGTGTCTGGTGGGCTCTCCGGCAGACATCTCCAGGAGCAGGGACCCGCTGGCCCACCTCCccgccaccagcagcaccacctctgTCACCTACACCAACTACTACTGCGCCGTTTGCAACAACGACTCCCGTCACCTCACACTCTGGAAGACACAACTGGAATGTGTCGACAGTATGGAATATTATCCAGGTCAGCCGGATAACTTATCCGGATACATAACTTCTCATTTAATATTCGATAACGGATCTTGGGGTGCATTTATTCCCGTTAATGGTAGACAAATATTTAAGAAATGTAATATTAACATTAAAATCCCCGATATTCCAGTTAATATTAGGAAATGCGACTCCACCATCAAGACGTGTGCTGAGAACTGGACGAACGCTTCTGTCGCTGCTCTGTGTTACTCCTACACAGCAGTGAGGTATTGGAGAAACGTGGCCTACAGGAACCCCCACTGTCTTCTGTGTAACTGGAAATATGCCTCTCCATTGAATTGCTTTATAAATCCTTATCTCAAGCCACCTGCTTTCtctctattaattgattttgGTTACCACAGCACTGGTAATAATGTCGGAATTGTAAACCTTTGCCAGCCCGGCGAAGTTTATGATAAATTTTTAAATAAGTGCAGAATATTTTTGTGGAGGCACATAAGTGAGGTAGACAAGGACGACAAGCGTTATCAAGACGACAAAAAGGTGACAACCATCACACCGGATTCCTCAGCTTGTTGTTCACACAGCACAAGGAAAGCCTTTCGTAGCAATACAGTGTCTAGTGAATCAAATGAAACACTTAATTGTGATAAAATACTTCTTTATGAAGGCGAATTCACGTTGAACGAGAAGAGAATGGTAACTGTAGAAGCTTACGCTCGAAGTTACCAGGTGGGAGAGTACGAGGTAACTGAAGGTGGCGTCCTTGTGTGCATGCCACAGGAACTACCAGAGAAGTTCTCCTCGGTGTTGGGTTGGGTGTCACTGGCGGGTCTTGGGCTGTCCTGCCTGTGTCTCCTGCTGCACCTGGCTGTCTTCCTCTTGCTGCCTCGTCTTAGGAACCTCCCGGGCAAGTGCTTGGCgtccctctgcctctctcttctCACCGCCTACACCATCTTCATCCTCAGCACCTTCCTCGAGCCTAAGACGACAGGATGTTACATCTCGGCAGTCATAATGTATTACTCCTTCCTCGCCGCCTTCTGCTGGATGAATATCATGGCCTTTGACGTGTGGCTGACATTTCGACAAGCTAAAGACGAGCTGCGAGTGTCAACAGGGCGACAGCGAAGCAAGTTCTTATTCTACAATGTGTACTGCTGGCTGCTTCCCgccctggctgtggtggtgacagtaaCCCTTGACAAGACCGCCCCTGTAGGTCTGTCCCCTCAGTTCCTGCCCAGCTTTGGTCAACGTTGGTGCTGGTTCGGGAAGCGCAAAGCCTTATTGGTGTTCTTTGGTGCTCCGTTATTCACAGTCATGGCTCTCAAtgttgtgtttttccttgttacTTCATACACCATCGGTGCCAGCAGGGAGCCGACGCTGCGAAAGAGTTCGAGTCCACAAAATAAGAaacagtttgtgctgtatgtgcgACTGGCCGTGCTGATGGGCCTCACCTGGATCACTGGCATCGTGGCTGGCTACCTGCAGCTGCAGGTCGTCTGGTACGTCTTCGTGGTCCTCAACACCCTGCAGGGAGCCTTCATCTTCCTGACCTTCACCTGCAGGAGCAAGGTGTGGAGGGACGTGCAGGAGCGCTGCCGGTCTTGTCTTCAGCAAGTTGTTTGTCATCCTGATCCAGATATACTGTTGCCAGGGTCAGGGCAGGAGGGGTTCAGCGTCGACAGTTGTCCCGCCTCTGGGCACACGGAGTCAGACAACCTGTAG